Proteins from a genomic interval of Dama dama isolate Ldn47 chromosome 1, ASM3311817v1, whole genome shotgun sequence:
- the MRPL17 gene encoding large ribosomal subunit protein bL17m has translation MRLSFAVAISHGRVYRRLGLGPESRIHLLQNLLTGLVRHERIEASWARVDELKGYAEKLIDYGKLGDTNERAMRMADFWLTEKDLIPKLFQVLAPRYQGQNGGYTRMLQIPNRNQQDRAKMAVIEYKGNCLPPLPLPRRDSNLTLLNQLLQGLRQDQEASTHSSRLAQTPEV, from the exons ATGCGGCTGTCGTTCGCCGTCGCGATCTCCCACGGCCGCGTATACCGCCGCCTAGGCCTTGGTCCCGAGTCCCGCATCCACCTGTTGCAGAACTTGCTTACGGGACTGGTGCGACACGAACGCATCGAGGCGTCATGGGCACGCGTGGACGAGCTGAAGGGCTACGCCGAGAAG CTCATCGACTACGGGAAGCTGGGAGACACCAACGAACGAGCCATGCGCATGGCTGATTTCTGGCTCACG GAGAAAGACTTGATCCCAAAGCTGTTTCAAGTACTGGCCCCTCGGTACCAAGGTCAGAATGGGGGCTACACGAGAATGCTGCAGATCCCAAATCGGAATCAGCAGGATCGGGCCAAAATGGCAGTCATTGAGTACAAAGGGAACTgtctcccacccctgcccctgccacGCAGAGACAGCAACCTTACACTCCTAAACCAGCTGCTTCAGGGGCTGCGGCAGGACCAGGAAGCAAGCACCCACAGTTCCCGCCTAGCTCAAACACCAGAGGTTTAA